A stretch of Cicer arietinum cultivar CDC Frontier isolate Library 1 chromosome 5, Cicar.CDCFrontier_v2.0, whole genome shotgun sequence DNA encodes these proteins:
- the LOC101493213 gene encoding uncharacterized protein → MLRSLTRTAASNHDSWRNKLTTTISSLNFSSKPHTKSTPASKTPITTAPADSFFDEQERLRNLTADEKNPSLNVGPNGRPLFTAAPSLSKLTNNDTCTYFQLTKEALDAVLPEGLPMGMEKEFKDSMRNALLVRQSFLDLRDNFRRVVDPPMWSPHGKGVKVRKQVVLDGPVSSGKSIALAMLVQWAREEGWLVFYVPKGKEWTHGGFFYKHPQTGLWDTPVQAEYVLKDFMKYNESYLKQLPCQIYDPIPLGEGAGVGWLKDADSLAVPEGTMLYELVQTGIEQTHAAVGVVVRLRKELSLVKDMPVLIAIDQYNNWFTFSEYEEPVTIRSCRPIHAKELTMVKAFRSMMHDDMMVGAFSHSTAVGKLRKDLPDVPVDARAMFPRYSLEEAETVCHYYLRQRLIRREAFSEDNWKKIYFLCNGNGTEMRGLVPFMR, encoded by the exons atgTTGCGGTCCCTTACGAGAACCGCAGCATCAAATCATGATTCATGGCGCAACAAACTCACCACAACAATCTCATCTCTAAATTTTTCTTCCAAGCCTCACACAAAGTCCACACCCGCTTCCAAAACCCCCATCACCACTGCTCCCGCCGACAGCTTCTTCGACGAACAGGAACGTCTCCGCAACCTCACTGCCGACGAAAAGAATCCTTCTCTCAACGTGGGCCCCAACGGCCGACCCCTCTTCACTGCCGCCCCATCACTCTCTAAACTCACCAACAACGACACCTGCACCTACTTCCAGCTCAC GAAGGAGGCATTGGATGCTGTTTTGCCTGAAGGGTTGCCGATGGGTATGGAGAAGGAGTTTAAGGACTCCATGCGAAATGCTTTGCTTGTTCGCCAGAGCTTTTTGGATCTTCGTGATAACTTCAGGCGTGTCGTTGATCCACCAATGTGGTCACCTCATGGTAAAG ggGTCAAAGTTAGGAAGCAAGTTGTTTTAGATGGTCCTGTTAGCAGTGGGAAGAGCATTGCACTTGCAATGCTTGTGCAGTGGGCCAGAGAAGAAGGTTGGTTGGTTTTCTATGTTCCTAAAGGAAAGGAATGGACTCATGGAGGATTTTTCTATAAGCATCCGCAGACGGGTCTATGGGATACACCTGTCCAGGCCGAGTATGTCCTCAAA GATTTCATGAAGTACAATGAATCCTACCTAAAGCAACTACCATGCCAAATATATGATCCAATCCCATTAGGTGAGGGTGCTGGTGTTGGATGGTTGAAAGATGCTGATTCCTTGGCTGTTCCTGAAGGTACAATGTTATATGAGCTTGTGCAGACTGGCATTGAACAAACACATGCAGCTGTTGGAGTGGTAGTTCGTTTGAGGAAAGAGTTATCACTTGTTAAGGACATGCCTGTTCTTATTGCAATTGATCAA TATAATAATTGGTTTACATTCAGTGAGTATGAGGAACCTGTCACAATTCGTTCTTGTCGGCCAATACATGCTAAAGAACTTACAATG GTGAAAGCTTTTAGGTCAATGATGCATGATGATATGATGGTAGGGGCTTTTTCTCATTCGACAGCTGTAGGAAAGCTTCGTAAAGATTTGCCGGATGTTCCGGTAGATGCTCGTGCTATGTTTCCCCGTTACAGTTTAGAGGAAGCGGAGACTGTTTGTCATTATTATTTAAG
- the LOC101506752 gene encoding uncharacterized protein, whose translation MESPMVKHSFLRNIFVRIFSFAVLILAARFAIIVTVRGGSCDSSDFCFFSENLNLTAPSHISDSGDSFSGKNWRRSVEYYASIFQDLIAEGSLSPNFKALCIDTPTGEDVLALKEIGVVDSVGIFKKPSPPLIVQGEGHRHPFPGDSFDFEFSGKGGLEDSPKPVEFATEICRTLRPGGFVAVHTATRDAYDFNSFLELFNCCELIRTREINGVDSSTVLEILMKKKRPEFKTLDSPPSGNSVNKCTVPGYKREIVKTAESLILEEPLKPWIALKRNLKNIKYLTSLVGISFKNKYVYVDIGARSYGSSIGSWFKKQYPKQNKTFEVYAIEADKTFHEEYRTKKGVTLLPYAAWVRNETLFFEITRDPSKKITMKGRGMGRINPVQTSSSHMGDKDKIQGFDFADWLKSVVTSKDFVVVKMDVEGTEFHLIPRLIQTGAICLIDELFLECHYNRWQRCCPGQRSAKFQKTYSECLDLFTSLRDIGVLVHQWW comes from the coding sequence ATGGAGTCGCCCATGGTGAAACACAGTTTCCTAAGGAACATTTTTGTACGCATATTTTCCTTCGCGGTTCTCATCTTAGCCGCACGATTCGCCATCATCGTCACCGTCCGCGGCGGATCATGCGACTCCTCAGATTTCTGTTTTTTCTCCGAAAATCTCAATCTCACCGCTCCCTCTCACATTTCCGACTCCGGAGATTCATTTTCCGGCAAGAATTGGCGCCGTTCCGTCGAATACTATGCCTCTATTTTCCAGGATCTGATCGCGGAGGGTTCACTCTCACCGAATTTCAAAGCTCTCTGCATTGACACTCCCACTGGAGAAGATGTCTTAGCATTGAAAGAAATCGGCGTCGTTGATTCCGTCGGAATCTTCAAGAAACCGTCTCCGCCGCTGATCGTCCAAGGAGAAGGCCACCGGCACCCTTTCCCCGGCGATTCCTTCGACTTTGAATTCTCAGGCAAAGGTGGCTTAGAAGATTCCCCTAAGCCGGTGGAATTCGCCACCGAGATTTGCCGGACTCTCCGACCCGGCGGATTCGTAGCGGTTCACACTGCAACAAGAGACGCATACGATTTCAATTCATTCCTCGAACTGTTCAATTGCTGTGAGTTAATCAGAACAAGAGAGATCAACGGTGTTGATTCATCTACAGTTCTTGAAATTTTGATGAAGAAGAAAAGACCAGAATTCAAAACCCTAGATTCACCCCCAAGCGGCAATTCGGTAAATAAATGCACTGTTCCAGGGTACAAACGTGAAATAGTTAAAACAGCAGAGTCATTGATATTAGAAGAACCATTAAAACCATGGATTGCactgaaaagaaatttgaagaACATAAAGTACTTAACTTCCTTAGTTGGCATAAGTTTCAAGAATAAATATGTGTATGTTGATATTGGAGCTAGAAGCTATGGTTCCAGCATTGGAAGCTGGTTCAAGAAACAATACCCAAAACAGAACAAAACATTTGAGGTTTATGCAATTGAAGCTGATAAAACATTTCATGAAGAGTATAGAACAAAAAAAGGTGTGACTTTGTTGCCATATGCAGCTTGGGTTAGGAATGAAACATTGTTCTTTGAGATTACAAGAGACCCAAGTAAGAAAATCACGATGAAAGGTAGAGGAATGGGTAGGATTAACCCTGTTCAAACATCTTCTAGTCATATGGGTGATAAGGATAAGATTCAAGGTTTTGATTTTGCTGATTGGTTAAAGAGTGTTGTTACAAGTAAGGATTTTGTGGTTGTAAAAATGGATGTGGAAGGAACTGAATTTCATTTGATACCAAGGTTGATTCAAACTGGGGCTATTTGTTTGATTGATGAGCTTTTTCTTGAATGTCATTATAATAGGTGGCAGAGATGTTGTCCTGGTCAGAGAAGTGCTAAGTTTCAGAAAACATATTCTGAATGTTTGGATTTGTTTACTTCACTTAGAGATATTGGAGTTCTTGTGCATCAGTGGTGGTGA
- the LOC101492883 gene encoding wound-induced protein 1-like, whose amino-acid sequence MKITRDEIMEENISESIPQHENHNRKVVKMVYKALLHGDETEKLGKVVGKELEWRYHGPPHCQHMMKKLTGESTQNSFKFRPRRMRSVMGDRWIVEGWEDVGEYWVHVWSVKDGIITQLREYFNTLLTVVSEDGNEVRLWRSTPWARVQGSLPDLVLSI is encoded by the coding sequence ATGAAGATCACTAGAGATGAAATTATGGAGGAGAACATTTCCGAGTCGATCCCACAACACGAAAATCACAACCGGAAAGTGGTGAAAATGGTGTACAAGGCATTATTACACGGCGACGAGACGGAGAAGTTAGGGAAGGTGGTAGGAAAAGAATTGGAATGGAGGTACCATGGACCTCCACATTGCCAACACATGATGAAAAAGTTGACCGGTGAGTCAACGCAAAATAGTTTCAAATTTAGACCAAGGAGAATGAGGAGCGTTATGGGTGACCGTTGGATTGTTGAAGGATGGGAAGATGTGGGGGAGTATTGGGTGCATGTGTGGAGTGTCAAGGACGGGATTATTACTCAGCTACGTGAGTATTTCAACACTTTGCTCACCGTTGTTTCTGAGGATGGAAATGAGGTTAGGCTTTGGAGGAGTACTCCTTGGGCTCGGGTTCAAGGCTCTTTGCCAGATCTTGTGCTTTCTATATGA
- the LOC101492326 gene encoding probable WRKY transcription factor 26: MTSSSFSDILNSPTHQNLGDTEKLLLHHHHVLSDQTGSGVPKFKSIPPPSLPLSPTSLFSPSSYFSIPPGFSLSELLDSPVLLNSSHIFPSPTTGSFANNNQGFNWKNNYGEKQHNIKAEDANFSFQTKPELQSLTGWSYEETNKQDGFSSMVKTENSSSIQSFIPPENNHKRNSQSNYKNYNQQPQQQVQTLSRRSDDGYNWRKYGQKQVKGSENPRSYYKCTYPNCPTKKKVEKRSLDGQITEIVYKGNHNHPKPQANKRNNNSTSLANPSSNHFSSEIQIDLVATPDNSSISMGGDDDFEQSSHVSVGDHEDEPDAKRWRIEGENEGISGGVGNRTVREPRVVVQTTSDIDILDDGYRWRKYGQKVVKGNPNPRSYYKCTNPGCPVRKHVERASQDLRAVITTYEGKHNHDVPAPRGSGNHSINKPIPMPTNNNTIHANNAMINNSLINNGFFNQGSFNGSFPMNHSYMNTNQQRVNIVRGRAKEEPTEDDSFFESLLS; this comes from the exons ATGACCTCCTCTTCCTTCTCTGATATCCTTAATTCTCCCACCCACCAAAACCTCGGAGACACCGAAaagcttcttcttcatcatcatcacgTGTTGTCTGATCAAACAGGGTCAGGTGTCCCCAAGTTCAAATCCATACCTCCCCCATCTCTCCCTCTCTCTCCCActtctctcttttctccttcttctTACTTTTCTATCCCTCCTGGCTTCTCCCTTTCCGAACTTCTTGACTCTCCTGTTCTCCTTAACTCTTCTCAT attTTTCCATCTCCAACAACTGGTTCATTTGCTAATAATAATCAAGGATTCAATTGGAAAAACAATTATGGGGAAAAACAGCACAATATCAAAGCAGAAGATGCAAATTTCTCCTTCCAAACTAAACCCGAGCTTCAATCTTTAACC GGATGGAGTTACGAGGAAACAAATAAACAAGATGGTTTTTCTTCTATGGTGAAAACAGAAAACTCTTCTTCAATACAGAGTTTTATTCCACCAGAGAATAACCACAAAAGAAATTcacaatcaaattataaaaattacaatcaACAACCACAGCAACAAGTTCAAACACTTAGTAGAAGATCAGATGATGGATATAATTGGAGAAAATATGGACAAAAACAAGTGAAAGGAAGTGAAAATccaagaagctattacaaatgcaCATATCCAAATTGTCCAACAAAGAAAAAAGTTGAGAAGAGGTCTTTAGATGGACAAATTACTGAAATTGTTTATAAAGGTAATCATAATCATCCTAAGCCTCAAGCTAACAAGAGGAATAATAATTCAACATCACTTGCAAATCCTTCTTCAAATCATTTTAGTAGTGAGATACAAATCGATTTGGTTGCTACACCGGATAACTCGTCGATATCGATGGGAGGAGATGATGATTTTGAGCAGAGTTCACATGTATCAGTAGGAGATCATGAAGATGAACCTGATGCAAAAAGATG GAGGATAGAAGGTGAGAATGAGGGGATATCAGGAGGAGTTGGAAACAGAACAGTGAGGGAACCTAGAGTTGTGGTTCAGACAACAAGTGACATTGATATTCTTGATGATGGCTATAGATGGAGGAAATATGGGCAGAAAGTTGTAAAGGGAAATCCAAATCCAAG gAGTTACTACAAGTGCACAAACCCAGGATGTCCTGTGAGAAAGCACGTGGAACGAGCCTCACAAGACCTAAGAGCAGTGATCACAACATATGAAGGAAAACACAATCATGATGTTCCTGCGCCACGTGGCAGTGGCAACCACTCTATCAACAAACCAATACCAATGCCAACTAATAATAATACCATACATGCTAACAATGCCATGATCAATAATTCACTTATTAATAATGGATTCTTCAACCAAGGAAGCTTTAATGGATCATTCCCAATGAATCATTCTTACATGAATACGAATCAACAACGTGTTAATATTGTTAGAGGTAGAGCTAAGGAGGAGCCTACAGAAGATGACTCGTTTTTTGAATCTTTGCTATCTTGA